Proteins from one Chitinophaga oryzae genomic window:
- a CDS encoding cob(I)yrinic acid a,c-diamide adenosyltransferase gives MSLKIYTKTGDKGKTSLIGGTKVPKSDLRIDAYGTVDELNSYIGLVSDYTADPDTKTLLKEIQDRLFTVGAALACDPDKETKMRIPDLHEADIRLLESSIDKMNEELPPMKHFILPGGHVAVSTCHIARCVCRRTERLCVGMQEQDMFIEPLVLKYINRLSDYLFVLARWTGHKLGVEEIPWKPRV, from the coding sequence ACACCAAAACAGGGGATAAAGGCAAAACCTCCCTGATCGGCGGCACCAAAGTACCCAAAAGCGATCTCCGCATCGATGCCTACGGCACCGTAGACGAACTGAACTCCTATATCGGGCTGGTCAGCGATTATACGGCAGATCCGGACACCAAAACCCTCCTGAAGGAGATACAGGACCGCCTGTTCACCGTCGGCGCAGCACTGGCCTGCGATCCCGACAAGGAAACAAAAATGCGCATCCCCGATCTCCACGAGGCGGATATCCGGCTGCTGGAATCCAGCATCGATAAAATGAATGAAGAACTGCCTCCCATGAAACACTTCATTCTCCCGGGCGGACATGTAGCCGTATCTACCTGCCACATCGCCCGCTGCGTATGCCGCCGCACGGAAAGACTCTGCGTAGGCATGCAGGAACAGGACATGTTCATCGAACCGCTGGTGCTCAAATACATCAACCGCCTGAGCGATTACCTCTTTGTACTGGCCCGCTGGACCGGCCACAAGCTGGGCGTGGAAGAAATTCCCTGGAAACCGAGGGTATAG
- a CDS encoding riboflavin synthase: MFTGIIETTGEVISTRKDGGNLIINIKSSIAGELKIDQSVSHNGVCLTVTNIQGDTYETVAVAETLQKTNLSLLVPGARVNLERAMVFNGRIDGHLVQGHVDGTGTCVAREEQNGSWLYRFTYPTANAGLIVEKGSICMNGISLTVFDITEKEFSVAIIPYTFAFTNVQFMHPGHLVNLEFDILGKYVARQMAVR; encoded by the coding sequence ATGTTCACAGGAATCATTGAAACAACAGGAGAAGTTATATCCACCCGCAAAGACGGCGGTAATCTCATCATCAATATCAAGTCGTCTATTGCCGGTGAACTGAAAATAGATCAGAGCGTTTCGCACAACGGCGTATGCCTGACCGTTACCAACATACAGGGCGATACCTACGAGACCGTAGCCGTAGCGGAAACACTGCAAAAAACCAATCTGTCGCTGCTCGTACCGGGCGCCAGGGTGAACCTCGAAAGGGCCATGGTGTTCAACGGCCGCATCGACGGCCACCTGGTACAGGGCCACGTAGATGGCACCGGTACCTGCGTCGCCCGCGAAGAACAGAACGGCAGCTGGCTGTACCGCTTCACCTACCCCACCGCCAACGCTGGCCTGATCGTGGAAAAAGGAAGCATCTGCATGAACGGCATCAGCCTCACCGTGTTCGATATCACCGAAAAAGAATTTTCCGTGGCCATCATACCGTATACGTTCGCATTCACCAACGTACAATTCATGCATCCGGGACATCTGGTCAACCTGGAGTTTGATATTCTGGGCAAATACGTAGCCCGTCAAATGGCGGTGCGATAA